The Euphorbia lathyris chromosome 8, ddEupLath1.1, whole genome shotgun sequence genome has a window encoding:
- the LOC136201929 gene encoding small ribosomal subunit protein uS8my — translation MGRRILNEALRKIVNAEKRGKATVELKPISTVMSSFLNIMKDRGYIKNFQVFDPHRVGRITVELQGRVKDCRALTYRQDIKAKEIEEYRLRTLPTRQYGYVVITTPDGVLDHERAMERNVGGQVLGYFH, via the exons ATGGGGAGGAGGATATTGAATGAGGCGTTGAGGAAAATTGTGAACGCCGAGAAGAGAGGTAAAGCTACGGTCGAGTTGAAGCCAATCTCTACCGTCATGTCTTCTTTCCTCAACATTATGAAAGATCGAG GATATATCAAGAATTTTCAGGTTTTTGATCCACACAGAGTGGGCAGGATAACGGTTGAACTGCAAGGCAGGGTAAAAGATTGTCGGGCTCTGACTTACCGGCAAGACATCAAAGCAAAGGAAATAGAAGAATACAGATTGCGGACACTTCCTACGCGTCAG TATGGTTATGTTGTGATAACTACTCCAGATGGTGTACTTGATCATGAACGGGCAATGGAACGGAATGTTGGTGGTCAGGTTCTTGGTTACTTTCATTAA